One stretch of Euwallacea similis isolate ESF13 chromosome 6, ESF131.1, whole genome shotgun sequence DNA includes these proteins:
- the LOC136409442 gene encoding nose resistant to fluoxetine protein 6-like isoform X1, whose protein sequence is MRVLVLILIISVHSCSSSGWKRLSIFDGSLIENKLKALNSNTLNSSANVLTSELYVNILQYICDADLSTKNISDGCLEQMEVVCENGDLWDLMADAWSKYPYAGMLTATKRDWGAFDQCINIDHVPEEGPRILGKQCTYGLVIPASLPPIEEIYLLSYCVPDSCSAEDVAKLIIVDHSLLPLVKQFVNEEACQTREINSTLDGSSIVVATVFCFFLAIIVISTIYETCLYKMSIKSRAPLLTAFSLFTNTKKLTQVIHTNSGEQIMVFHGIKVISMMWIVAGHAAGAFSTLPVTDSEKVQQIEYQRYMQYLATAHLGVDTFFFISGFLLAYGYFKSLAQKPIIVQIRGIPHMIIHRYLRITPVVLMFFLYSVYLSQHIGSGPLFTAVYDYFNTPCKQHWWAVFLYIQNYYNPNDICWVHLWYLSADWQLFLISPLILIPMAWQYKMHFKRVMIGLITLNVIFFLLPIAIKLGFPDFDKNDLEYDAHSKLVTYFMGVMFGFYFRCRKDEKYIFKNERNLFMWCLTIIVMFAATTLYHEVNINEYSHTIKSIAQVAIKPFWCLGLAFITYSCVNGYGGFINWILTAGWMQIISKLTFCLYIMHMPVIFTWVSTRRTREHFSDFNLFFYWCGHFLISTIAAAIWSLFFESPLITIERILLRGGGGRRRNGDEEQASNRKEKYSNGISIVHKPSNESNNGL, encoded by the exons ATGAGAGTGCTggttttaattctaattatTTCCGTACACTCCTGCTCTAGTTCGGGTTGGAAAAGACTTTCGATATTCGATGGTTCGTtgattgaaaacaaattaaaagcaTTAAATTCGAATACCTTGAACAGCTCTGCCAACGTCTTAACTTCGGAATTATACgtgaatattttgcaatacATTTGCGACGCTGATCTCAGTACAAAAAATATCAGCGATGGGTGCTTGGAACAAATGGAAGTGGTATGCGAGAACGGTGACTTATGGGATCTGA TGGCAGATGCGTGGTCAAAATATCCCTACGCTGGGATGTTAACAGCCACTAAGCGAGATTGGGGTGCTTTCGATCAATGCATTAATATTGACCATGTCCCTGAAGAAGGACCTAGAATTTTAGGGAAGCAATGCACTTATGGACTTGTAATTCCTGCTTCTCTCCCTCCAATCGAG GAGATTTATCTGCTTAGCTACTGTGTCCCTGATTCATGCAGTGCGGAAGACGTAgccaaattaattattgtggaTCATTCGCTCCTGCCTTTAGTAAAGCAATTTGTGAACGAGGAGGCTTGTCAGACTCGAGAGATAAACTCTACTTTAGATGGGTCTTCTATTGTTGTGGC TACCGTCTTCTGTTTCTTTCTCGCAATCATCGTCATATCAACGATCTACGAAACCTGTTTGTACAAAATGAGTATTA AGAGTCGGGCACCGCTCTTAACCGCCTTCTCCCTCTTCACCAACACCAAGAAGCTGACCCAGGTCATCCACACCAATTCCGGGGAACAAATCATGGTATTCCATGGCATAAAGGTAATAAGCATGATGTGGATTGTTGCTGGTCATGCAGCTGGGGCCTTCTCGACGCTTCCCGTAACTGATAGCGAGAAAGTTCAGCAG ATTGAATATCAGAGGTACATGCAATATCTGGCAACAGCCCATCTGGGAGTAGACactttcttctttatttctggGTTTTTGCTGGCTTATGGCTACTTCAAGTCCCTGGCCCAAAAGCCCATAATAGTTCAAATCAGGGGGATTCCCCATATGATCATTCATAGATATTTAAG GATAACACCGGTGGTTCTCATGTTCTTCTTGTACTCAGTATACTTGTCCCAGCACATAGGCAGCGGCCCCTTATTTACGGCTGTTTATGATTACTTTAACACCCCTTGTAAGCAGCATTGGTGGGCGGTGTTtctttacatacaaaattacTACAATCCTAATGACATC TGCTGGGTGCACCTTTGGTACCTCTCAGCGGATTGGCAGTTATTCTTAATATCACCCTTGATCCTCATTCCCATGGCTTGGCAATACAAGATGCACTTCAAACGGGTGATGATAGGTTTGATTACTCTTAacgtaatattttttctcctGCCTATTGCGATTAAACTGGGATTCCCCGATTTCGATAA AAATGACCTTGAGTATGATGCTCACTCTAAACTTGTGACTTACTTCATGGGAGTTATGTTCGGGTTCTATTTCAGGTGTCGTAAAGACGAGaagtacatatttaaaaac GAGAGGAATTTATTCATGTGGTGCCTTACTATCATCGTGATGTTCGCAGCAACGACCCTCTATCATGAGGTGAACATTAATGAGTACTCCCACACTATAAAATCAATAGCTCAGGTGGCTATTAAGCCTTTTTGGTGCCTAGGACTAGCTTTCATCACCTACTCGTGTGTTAATGGTTACGGAG GTTTCATCAACTGGATTTTGACTGCTGGATGGATGCAAATAATCAGTAAGCTCACCTTCTGCTTATACATAATGCATATGCCCGTGATATTCACATGGGTTTCGACGAGAAGGACCAGGGAGCacttttcagattttaatttg tttttttattggtgTGGACACTTCTTGATCTCAACAATTGCAGCAGCGATTTGGTCTCTATTCTTTGAATCTCCATTGATTACCATTGAAAGGATTTTGCTTcgaggaggaggaggaagaagaagaaatgGGGATGAAGAACAAGCCTCTAACAGAAAAG aaaaatattcaaatggaATTTCAATAGTTCATAAACCGTCAAATGAGAGCAATAATGGACTTTAA
- the LOC136409442 gene encoding nose resistant to fluoxetine protein 6-like isoform X2: MRVLVLILIISVHSCSSSGWKRLSIFDGSLIENKLKALNSNTLNSSANVLTSELYVNILQYICDADLSTKNISDGCLEQMEVVCENGDLWDLMADAWSKYPYAGMLTATKRDWGAFDQCINIDHVPEEGPRILGKQCTYGLVIPASLPPIEEIYLLSYCVPDSCSAEDVAKLIIVDHSLLPLVKQFVNEEACQTREINSTLDGSSIVVATVFCFFLAIIVISTIYETCLYKMSISNRAPLLTAFSLFTNTKKLTQVIHTNSGEQIMVFHGIKVISMMWIVAGHAAGAFSTLPVTDSEKVQQIEYQRYMQYLATAHLGVDTFFFISGFLLAYGYFKSLAQKPIIVQIRGIPHMIIHRYLRITPVVLMFFLYSVYLSQHIGSGPLFTAVYDYFNTPCKQHWWAVFLYIQNYYNPNDICWVHLWYLSADWQLFLISPLILIPMAWQYKMHFKRVMIGLITLNVIFFLLPIAIKLGFPDFDKNDLEYDAHSKLVTYFMGVMFGFYFRCRKDEKYIFKNERNLFMWCLTIIVMFAATTLYHEVNINEYSHTIKSIAQVAIKPFWCLGLAFITYSCVNGYGGFINWILTAGWMQIISKLTFCLYIMHMPVIFTWVENREETFT, from the exons ATGAGAGTGCTggttttaattctaattatTTCCGTACACTCCTGCTCTAGTTCGGGTTGGAAAAGACTTTCGATATTCGATGGTTCGTtgattgaaaacaaattaaaagcaTTAAATTCGAATACCTTGAACAGCTCTGCCAACGTCTTAACTTCGGAATTATACgtgaatattttgcaatacATTTGCGACGCTGATCTCAGTACAAAAAATATCAGCGATGGGTGCTTGGAACAAATGGAAGTGGTATGCGAGAACGGTGACTTATGGGATCTGA TGGCAGATGCGTGGTCAAAATATCCCTACGCTGGGATGTTAACAGCCACTAAGCGAGATTGGGGTGCTTTCGATCAATGCATTAATATTGACCATGTCCCTGAAGAAGGACCTAGAATTTTAGGGAAGCAATGCACTTATGGACTTGTAATTCCTGCTTCTCTCCCTCCAATCGAG GAGATTTATCTGCTTAGCTACTGTGTCCCTGATTCATGCAGTGCGGAAGACGTAgccaaattaattattgtggaTCATTCGCTCCTGCCTTTAGTAAAGCAATTTGTGAACGAGGAGGCTTGTCAGACTCGAGAGATAAACTCTACTTTAGATGGGTCTTCTATTGTTGTGGC TACCGTCTTCTGTTTCTTTCTCGCAATCATCGTCATATCAACGATCTACGAAACCTGTTTGTACAAAATGAGTATTAGTAA TCGGGCACCGCTCTTAACCGCCTTCTCCCTCTTCACCAACACCAAGAAGCTGACCCAGGTCATCCACACCAATTCCGGGGAACAAATCATGGTATTCCATGGCATAAAGGTAATAAGCATGATGTGGATTGTTGCTGGTCATGCAGCTGGGGCCTTCTCGACGCTTCCCGTAACTGATAGCGAGAAAGTTCAGCAG ATTGAATATCAGAGGTACATGCAATATCTGGCAACAGCCCATCTGGGAGTAGACactttcttctttatttctggGTTTTTGCTGGCTTATGGCTACTTCAAGTCCCTGGCCCAAAAGCCCATAATAGTTCAAATCAGGGGGATTCCCCATATGATCATTCATAGATATTTAAG GATAACACCGGTGGTTCTCATGTTCTTCTTGTACTCAGTATACTTGTCCCAGCACATAGGCAGCGGCCCCTTATTTACGGCTGTTTATGATTACTTTAACACCCCTTGTAAGCAGCATTGGTGGGCGGTGTTtctttacatacaaaattacTACAATCCTAATGACATC TGCTGGGTGCACCTTTGGTACCTCTCAGCGGATTGGCAGTTATTCTTAATATCACCCTTGATCCTCATTCCCATGGCTTGGCAATACAAGATGCACTTCAAACGGGTGATGATAGGTTTGATTACTCTTAacgtaatattttttctcctGCCTATTGCGATTAAACTGGGATTCCCCGATTTCGATAA AAATGACCTTGAGTATGATGCTCACTCTAAACTTGTGACTTACTTCATGGGAGTTATGTTCGGGTTCTATTTCAGGTGTCGTAAAGACGAGaagtacatatttaaaaac GAGAGGAATTTATTCATGTGGTGCCTTACTATCATCGTGATGTTCGCAGCAACGACCCTCTATCATGAGGTGAACATTAATGAGTACTCCCACACTATAAAATCAATAGCTCAGGTGGCTATTAAGCCTTTTTGGTGCCTAGGACTAGCTTTCATCACCTACTCGTGTGTTAATGGTTACGGAG GTTTCATCAACTGGATTTTGACTGCTGGATGGATGCAAATAATCAGTAAGCTCACCTTCTGCTTATACATAATGCATATGCCCGTGATATTCACATGG GTTGAAAACCGTGAAGAAACGTTTACATGA